A stretch of DNA from Anaerolineae bacterium:
CGTTTGAAAACTTTTTCCATGATTGGAATATTCCATACGTCTCTTAAAAGAATGTCAACTTTCACCACTGCATCAAGGGTTAGATTAACCATTTTCAACCTTTCAGCCATGTTGTCCAAAGCGCCCTCAACCTGTTCTTCGACTGATTTACCAACATTACCGACACAGAAGTTCAAAAAAATAAAGTCGCCAGCTTCTATATAGCCTGAGTAGGCCCACTCTTCATTGATGTCTCCTCTGATTATTTCACCCATTGATATACCTCCTGAAAGTTGTATAATGAGAGTAACCTCTAGAATGTTTTAGACGCAGCCTTATGCTCCGGCCAGGTCCGCGTATGAGTTGCGTTTCTCACCCCAACCGGGGCGGACCTTGCAGGAGACGCGCCACCACTTGGTCTTGGCCCACGCCGTATTGCGCTTCCACCCACCAGGTTGCGCCGGCCTCTACCCAAGGGAGTAATTTATCCGCCATCTGGGTGTTGCTCATACCCAACGTTTGCCCATCCACCACAATGTCAAAGGGCGTGGTCAGAGGGCGATGGCTGTCAATGTAGGCTTTCATCTCGCGGATGTCGGCGGGCTGTACCGGCGCCGCTTGGCCGTCGGAATCCATTTTGGTCGGCAACAAACCGTCGCCTTTCAAAACGCGCCGCATAGACTTCATCCGCGGCCAAACACCCACCACCCAGATAGGCAGACGCGGCTGTTGCACCGGCGGTGGCGGATAAAATTGGGGATCCATCGCCGTCAGGTCCACATGATAATGTTTGCCGTTATAGGTGAAAGGC
This window harbors:
- a CDS encoding RidA family protein: MGEIIRGDINEEWAYSGYIEAGDFIFLNFCVGNVGKSVEEQVEGALDNMAERLKMVNLTLDAVVKVDILLRDVWNIPIMEKVFKRRFKRNYPARKTISTEFAHVGGPDGLHVQIDGIAYRGKQKN